The genomic stretch TGTCCTGTTTGTATGCATTGGGTCAGGAAAAAGGTTTGCTGGTTGCAGGAACAGGAAATAAAATTGAAGATTTTGGAATTGGTTTTTACACCAAGTATGGTGATGGCGGAGTAGATCTAAGTCCCATTGCCGATCTCAGTAAAACGCAGGTGTTTGAATTGGCCAAAGAACTGGAAATTGTAAAAAGTATTCAGGAGGCGAAACCTACGGATGGGTTGTGGTCGGACGGTCGCAGCGACGAGGATCAGATTGGTGCAAGCTATCCGGAATTGGAATGGGCAATGGAATATGTTGCTCAATATGCAAGTTTGGAAGCGGAACGGATCAGCGGAGATCAAATCCCCAGAAAAGGATTAAGCGATCGTCAGGATCAAGTGCTGGGCATCTTTTTGCGCTTCCATAATGCCAATAAACATAAGATGCTACCCATTCCGGTTTGCGTTATTCCGAAAGAATATTTTCATTGATGAAACAACTTCCATTGTGGCTTAGGCTGCTTTTTGTTTGCATTATTTGCAGCGGACTAGTTACCGGTCTCGTTGTATTACTGGGATAATTACTTTACCCGTTCTCCATTTACAAACTTCACCACGAATGCGCCTTTAAATCCGGCATCGCGCATTTCTTTTTGCTTTACCGCAGCCTCATCCAATGTTGCAAATTCTCCAACGGTGTATTTATAAATACCATTATCGAGATAATATGAAACACCGGAATATCCCTTGAATAATTTATCCGATTCGGAAAGTAATTTACCGGAAGTCAGAATTTGAACTTTATATACAAGTCCCTCCTGAATGGTAGCCTTATTTACGTCATTTTTTTGTTCATGCACGAGCGGCTTAATCACTTCCTTTTTATCCTGCACAATAATTTTCCGATGGTGTACCCTGCACTTTTTTTCTTTGGCAAAATCAATGGCAGGAATTTTATCCTGGTGGTTTTCGCGAAGGATATAGAGAGAAATTAATCCTGAATCAGGAATAGAAATTGTTCGAATGATTTCGCATTTTTCATTGAAGCAGTTTTTTGCAGCTGTAATTGAACTAGCAGATCGCTGCCAATATTTTATTTTGCCCGACTCGGTTTGTAAGCCGATCGACAACACATTTCTATGGAGCGAAATAATTCCCGACGAATCAGAATACACCAGCTGTGTATCCTTTTCACTCAGCAACTGAACCGGTAAATTGACAAATGGAAGATCGCTTAATCCATCACCAAAAAAAATGCGACAATTGCTTTGGGCAAAAAGAAAACCTGGGGCAATAATCAGAAAAACACCTATGAAAAAATGATATGCCCTCGAAAAATTCATCAGGCTTCGGGAGCCAATTCAACTTTTAATCCGTCGATTTCCGGACTTATTTTTATCTGACAACCCAAACGCGAATTCGGTTTAACATGAAAGGCCTGATCCAACATGGCCAATTCATCATCACTTTGTTCCGGCAAGGAAATATCGTTGAGCACGTAGCATTGACACGTTGCACACATGGCCATTCCTCCACAAGTTCCTTCTACAGGCAATTCATAGGCCTTGCATAATTCCATCAGGTTCATGCCCATGTCGGTTGGACCTTCCAGTACGTGTTCTTTTCCTTCGCGGTCGACTACGGTAATATTTACACTGTTTTCTGCCATTGATTAAAATCCATTTACACCGTTTACGGTTGTATATTTTAATACAAGATTTTTATCGGGATAAATCCGCTTAAATGCCGATTGCACCATGAGCGTTCCCTCATGAAATCCGCATAAAATCAATTTCAATTTTCCGGGATACGTATTTACATCGCCAATGGCATATATTCCGGGAATATTGGTTGAATAATCAAACGTATCCACTTTTATCGCTCCTTTTTCAATTTCAAGACCCCAATTAGCAATAGGTCCTAATTTTGGAGTAAGACCAAAAAGCGGTACAAAATGATCGGTTTTTATTTCGTAGTTCTCTTTGTCTTTTTGCTGAATAACCACTGCATCTAATCGATTGCTTCCGGTTAAACCAACCACTTCGGCATCGAGTACAAGATTCAATTTACCTTCGGCACCCATATCGAAGACCTTTTGAACGGAATCCAAATGTCCGCGGAAGGTTTGCGAGCGGTG from Flavobacteriales bacterium encodes the following:
- the nadE gene encoding NAD(+) synthase, producing the protein MQHKKIIAHIVHWLKEYSDLSGTHGFVIGISGGIDSAITSTLCALTGKKVLCVNMPIHQSAAEYNRANEHISNLKSRFSNVDSVEVNLSDTFETMRKAFPPTVADHFLAMANTRSRLRMSCLYALGQEKGLLVAGTGNKIEDFGIGFYTKYGDGGVDLSPIADLSKTQVFELAKELEIVKSIQEAKPTDGLWSDGRSDEDQIGASYPELEWAMEYVAQYASLEAERISGDQIPRKGLSDRQDQVLGIFLRFHNANKHKMLPIPVCVIPKEYFH
- a CDS encoding 2Fe-2S iron-sulfur cluster binding domain-containing protein → MAENSVNITVVDREGKEHVLEGPTDMGMNLMELCKAYELPVEGTCGGMAMCATCQCYVLNDISLPEQSDDELAMLDQAFHVKPNSRLGCQIKISPEIDGLKVELAPEA